A part of Caldicellulosiruptor owensensis OL genomic DNA contains:
- a CDS encoding stage II sporulation protein R, which produces MIQKIRVSKAYILAAVLSLLSFILIYEFLNFKQIDALQKDLSASVVRLHVIANSNSKKDQELKLFVRNKVIEFLSNNIDFSKGKYQVLKDIDRRKYQIESHIKQALLEKGKNYKVRISIQRDLFPNRVYNNFLFPSGIYDCVKVFIGDSKGKNWWCVIFPPLCIVDEAKLELPAEAREELKSSLSKKEYLIATSYGSMDNMPVKLRLKIYEILKTKFYKEAWFRRIFRSI; this is translated from the coding sequence ATGATACAGAAAATTCGAGTTTCAAAAGCATACATTTTAGCAGCAGTTTTATCACTTTTAAGTTTTATTTTGATTTATGAGTTTTTAAATTTCAAGCAGATAGATGCTCTGCAAAAAGACTTGTCTGCCTCAGTTGTAAGGCTTCATGTCATAGCAAATAGTAATTCAAAAAAGGACCAAGAGCTAAAACTATTTGTTAGAAATAAAGTTATAGAGTTTTTATCAAATAATATAGATTTTTCTAAGGGTAAATATCAAGTCTTAAAAGATATCGATAGAAGAAAATATCAAATTGAAAGTCATATCAAACAGGCTTTACTGGAAAAAGGAAAGAATTATAAGGTAAGAATAAGTATTCAGAGAGATTTATTTCCAAACAGAGTTTATAACAATTTTCTTTTTCCATCAGGTATATATGACTGTGTTAAAGTTTTCATAGGCGATAGTAAGGGGAAGAACTGGTGGTGTGTTATATTTCCCCCGCTTTGTATAGTGGATGAAGCAAAGCTGGAACTTCCAGCTGAAGCAAGAGAAGAACTCAAAAGTTCACTTTCAAAAAAAGAATATTTGATTGCAACAAGTTATGGTAGCATGGATAATATGCCTGTAAAGTTGAGACTCAAGATATATGAGATTTTGAAAACAAAATTTTATAAAGAGGCATGGTTTAGACGTATTTTTAGGAGTATATAA
- the dtd gene encoding D-aminoacyl-tRNA deacylase: MRAVVQRVKEAYVLVDGKEVGRIQKGLCLLVGVAQDDTEEDVDYICEKVINLRIFEDENSKFNLSLLDVGGEVLVVSNFTVMGDARKGRRPNFMFAAEKEKAERLYNYFVEKLKQKVQKVECGVFQAHMEVAILNDGPVTVLLDSKKVF; encoded by the coding sequence TTGAGAGCTGTTGTTCAAAGAGTAAAAGAAGCTTATGTTTTGGTTGATGGCAAAGAGGTAGGAAGGATACAAAAAGGTCTTTGTTTACTTGTGGGTGTTGCACAGGATGATACAGAAGAGGATGTAGATTATATTTGTGAAAAAGTTATAAACCTTCGAATATTTGAAGATGAGAATTCAAAGTTTAATCTTTCCCTCTTAGATGTAGGCGGTGAAGTTTTGGTTGTTTCAAATTTTACAGTAATGGGAGATGCAAGAAAAGGAAGAAGACCAAACTTCATGTTTGCAGCAGAAAAGGAAAAGGCAGAAAGGCTGTATAACTACTTTGTTGAAAAGCTTAAACAAAAAGTTCAAAAGGTTGAATGTGGAGTATTTCAGGCGCACATGGAGGTAGCTATTTTAAATGACGGACCTGTGACAGTTTTGCTTGATAGCAAGAAGGTTTTCTGA
- a CDS encoding ISLre2-like element ISCow1 family transposase has translation MFDNIITKIEELLNRFGEGIVEILRGEKDIAMYSMELKEKMDEIGKEMIKEACGLVDEIVRNEKKRKARYEVVRKDKRSIKTIFGDVEYIRTYYKNKEEGGYVYLADEILGIEKYQRIDKAVKAAIVEKVVEISYEKAAKEVLGEEKMTRQSVMNILRRIEAAQLDRIEHNKKGVAGSKKVVKELYIEADEDHISLQNGEGKIAKLAYINEGYKEEKGIVKRKELKGVHYFSSIKERPEDFWSKVSEYIEEHYETEKIEKIYLLGDGAAWIKEGLEWIVGAEFVLDRFHLMREVIKISGGDKNIFAGIVEALRDKDREKFEGLVAKAMEKAGEDKRALKRINESRRYIANHWDNIVLELDNRIIKGCSAEGHVSHVLADRMSSRPRGWSEQGAEVMVKLLSLKYNGVNLKEAYLKEICGKEEKEEKILKEIVRKNVKKIRKQIEETRNNVPILARGKVDLTFRVLKGLSTGDFLNAVVF, from the coding sequence ATGTTTGATAATATTATAACAAAAATAGAGGAACTTTTAAATAGATTTGGAGAAGGGATAGTGGAGATATTAAGAGGTGAGAAAGATATAGCGATGTATTCAATGGAATTGAAGGAGAAGATGGATGAGATAGGGAAGGAGATGATAAAAGAGGCATGCGGGCTTGTAGATGAGATTGTAAGGAATGAAAAGAAGAGGAAGGCAAGGTATGAGGTTGTAAGGAAAGATAAGAGGAGCATAAAGACAATATTTGGAGATGTGGAATATATAAGGACGTACTACAAGAATAAAGAAGAGGGAGGGTATGTGTATTTAGCAGATGAAATTTTGGGGATAGAGAAATACCAAAGAATAGACAAAGCAGTCAAAGCAGCAATAGTTGAGAAAGTAGTGGAAATATCATATGAAAAAGCAGCCAAAGAAGTATTAGGAGAAGAGAAAATGACAAGACAAAGTGTAATGAATATTTTGAGGAGGATAGAGGCAGCTCAGTTAGATAGAATCGAGCATAATAAAAAAGGAGTTGCAGGCAGTAAAAAAGTGGTAAAAGAACTTTATATAGAGGCAGATGAAGATCATATTTCGTTACAAAACGGAGAAGGGAAGATAGCGAAGCTTGCGTACATAAATGAGGGATATAAAGAAGAGAAAGGGATTGTCAAAAGAAAGGAATTAAAAGGGGTGCATTATTTTAGCAGTATTAAAGAGAGACCAGAAGATTTTTGGTCAAAAGTAAGTGAATATATAGAGGAGCACTATGAAACGGAGAAGATAGAGAAGATATATTTGTTAGGGGATGGAGCGGCATGGATAAAGGAAGGGCTTGAATGGATAGTGGGTGCAGAATTTGTATTAGACAGGTTTCATCTAATGAGAGAGGTAATCAAAATAAGCGGTGGAGATAAGAATATTTTTGCTGGGATAGTAGAAGCATTGAGGGATAAGGATAGAGAGAAGTTTGAGGGATTGGTAGCTAAAGCGATGGAAAAGGCTGGAGAGGACAAAAGAGCGTTGAAGAGGATAAATGAAAGTAGGAGATATATAGCCAATCATTGGGATAATATAGTATTAGAGTTAGATAATAGGATTATAAAAGGATGTAGTGCAGAAGGGCATGTAAGCCACGTATTAGCAGATAGGATGAGTTCAAGACCAAGAGGATGGAGCGAACAAGGAGCAGAAGTGATGGTAAAGTTATTGAGCTTGAAGTATAATGGTGTAAACTTGAAAGAAGCATATTTAAAAGAGATTTGTGGCAAGGAAGAGAAAGAAGAAAAAATATTGAAAGAAATTGTGAGAAAAAATGTTAAGAAGATAAGGAAACAGATTGAGGAGACGAGGAATAATGTGCCAATTTTAGCAAGAGGAAAAGTTGATTTGACGTTTAGAGTACTGAAAGGCCTAAGTACTGGAGATTTCTTAAATGCAGTCGTATTTTAA
- a CDS encoding MBL fold metallo-hydrolase — MFFKCIEVGDVVTNCYVFGKKEVVIIDPGDDATKIESIILENNLVPKAILLTHGHFDHFLGCCYLKQRFKLPIYAHRAEKEILSNPAYNLSYLIGSEIKINCDGYFEDGDVFEFDDFSLKVLHTPGHTPGSSCFLYDNILFSGDTLFKDSFGRCDLPLGDESQIFESIKGKLLVLPKITKVYPGHGVPTTIGDELKNF; from the coding sequence ATGTTTTTTAAATGCATTGAAGTTGGGGATGTTGTGACAAACTGTTATGTGTTTGGGAAAAAAGAGGTTGTCATTATTGACCCGGGAGATGATGCAACAAAAATTGAGAGTATTATTTTAGAAAATAATCTTGTTCCAAAAGCTATACTTTTAACGCATGGGCATTTTGACCATTTTTTGGGTTGCTGTTATCTAAAACAGAGATTTAAACTACCAATTTACGCACACAGAGCCGAAAAGGAGATCTTATCAAATCCAGCATACAACCTGTCGTATCTAATTGGTTCAGAAATAAAGATAAACTGTGATGGGTACTTTGAAGATGGAGATGTATTTGAATTTGATGATTTTTCATTGAAAGTATTGCACACACCAGGGCACACACCTGGTTCGAGCTGTTTTTTGTATGATAACATCTTGTTTTCGGGCGATACGTTGTTTAAGGATTCTTTTGGCAGGTGTGACCTACCGCTTGGAGATGAAAGTCAGATCTTCGAGTCTATAAAGGGAAAGCTTTTAGTGCTTCCAAAAATAACAAAAGTGTATCCAGGGCATGGTGTGCCAACTACCATTGGTGATGAGCTTAAAAACTTTTAA
- a CDS encoding CLC_0170 family protein — protein MIKLSDIITKYSILMFLLSGILIFLLDVKELKSKNLQREMRLAKITGIFLICIGILMYIVKLFI, from the coding sequence ATGATAAAACTTTCGGATATCATAACAAAATACAGTATACTGATGTTTCTTCTTAGTGGCATTTTGATATTTTTGCTTGACGTAAAAGAACTAAAATCTAAAAACTTGCAAAGAGAAATGAGACTTGCAAAGATAACTGGTATTTTTCTTATATGTATAGGCATCTTAATGTATATCGTAAAGCTTTTTATATAA
- a CDS encoding GerAB/ArcD/ProY family transporter, whose product MIINDNDKISSFQCFVLFVSVMIGIGIMFMPSSVAKAVEQNGWFVVLLGGMLSFLAFLLIFKLTMLDPDVTVIELLTNAFGKIVGTVFSIMYVIYFIIFSSFETRLIAETAKEFLFTLTPNEVLVITFLLSCAYLSRYGVEVIARMCEVLMPGIVLIIIILSFFVYQRLDFSNLLPVLNISFLKLLKGIGTTIFSFLGFEVFLFFMPYIRRKDKLIKSAFFGFLVTVLLYEVIIIFATADFGAKEMQTMVWPTLNLFRDVTVLEIVIERPESIVVALWMITTYTTEIIFLMTTSLILARIFNTKEHNFFVFLQLPFIYILSLIPQNISETQRFMDYFSYFFATFLALFLPLVTYTVLSVKRKVKKT is encoded by the coding sequence ATGATAATAAATGATAACGATAAGATTTCCAGTTTTCAGTGTTTTGTATTATTTGTATCTGTAATGATAGGAATTGGGATAATGTTTATGCCTTCATCTGTTGCAAAAGCTGTTGAACAAAATGGATGGTTTGTCGTGTTACTTGGCGGAATGCTATCATTTCTGGCTTTTCTTTTAATTTTTAAACTTACTATGTTAGATCCAGACGTAACTGTAATTGAACTTCTAACAAATGCATTTGGGAAAATAGTTGGAACTGTTTTTTCGATTATGTATGTCATATATTTTATAATTTTTTCATCTTTTGAAACAAGGCTTATAGCTGAAACAGCAAAAGAATTTTTGTTTACACTGACGCCCAATGAAGTTTTGGTAATTACATTTCTTCTTTCATGTGCCTATCTCTCAAGATATGGGGTAGAAGTAATTGCACGAATGTGCGAAGTGCTTATGCCGGGAATTGTTCTGATAATTATTATATTAAGCTTCTTTGTTTATCAGAGACTTGATTTTTCAAATCTTCTTCCTGTTTTAAATATTTCATTTTTAAAACTTCTCAAGGGGATTGGAACAACGATATTTAGTTTTTTGGGATTTGAGGTATTCCTGTTTTTCATGCCCTATATAAGAAGGAAAGACAAGCTCATCAAAAGTGCTTTTTTTGGGTTTTTGGTCACAGTTTTGCTCTATGAAGTGATAATAATATTTGCAACAGCTGATTTTGGGGCAAAAGAGATGCAGACTATGGTATGGCCAACATTAAATCTTTTTAGAGATGTAACGGTTTTAGAAATTGTTATAGAAAGACCAGAAAGCATAGTAGTTGCTCTATGGATGATAACCACATATACAACAGAGATTATTTTCTTGATGACAACGAGCTTGATTTTGGCAAGAATTTTCAATACCAAGGAACACAACTTTTTTGTATTTTTACAACTACCATTTATTTATATTCTTTCTTTAATTCCTCAAAATATATCTGAAACACAGAGGTTTATGGACTATTTTAGTTACTTTTTTGCAACCTTTCTTGCTTTATTTTTGCCACTTGTCACATACACTGTCCTTTCTGTCAAAAGGAAGGTGAAAAAAACGTGA
- a CDS encoding spore germination protein — translation MGFIEIIKRKKERKKNFQQRETKAFVEAQEKIFSSIDENIKYITELLVDNDDIVIRNFLAGNIRCATIFVDGLVNREIIDRDVIKHLMVEIQLFKEEISQKDAYNKILNTLLATSDIKEVTSFKDAILDLLCGETLLFVDGCDKIIRVSTRSFPNRGIQQPVSENAVRGPRDSFNEVVRFSTALIRRRVRDTRLKVKNIKLGRRSQTDVYIVYIDDIVDKDVLNEVKQRLSKIDIDAIMESGMIEQFIEDDIFCVFPTIQHTERVDTVVAAIYEGRVAILCDNTNLALIVPATFSTFIQHSEDYYERWHIATVIRILRVIAAVIAMTLQGFYISISSFTPSMIPPDLGLFIAATREGVPIPVFVEALFLEFMLELLREAGLRLPGPIGQTIGIVGGLIIGQAAVQAGIISPIMVILVATTAIASFAIPAYNFSISLRLLKFVYIVVCAALGIYGFILLSLIILGNLVKTKSFGVPYLSPFVSFEIMDYKDSIIRLPTRYLWARPIFASTHQKIRMLHERSSIPASAGENEK, via the coding sequence ATGGGGTTTATTGAAATAATAAAACGTAAAAAAGAAAGGAAAAAAAATTTTCAGCAGAGAGAAACAAAAGCATTTGTTGAAGCACAGGAGAAAATCTTTTCGTCTATTGATGAAAACATAAAATATATAACAGAATTGCTTGTTGACAACGACGACATTGTAATAAGAAACTTTTTAGCAGGTAATATAAGATGTGCAACTATCTTTGTTGACGGGCTTGTAAACAGAGAAATAATTGACAGGGATGTAATAAAACATCTTATGGTAGAGATACAGCTTTTTAAAGAGGAGATTTCTCAAAAAGATGCTTACAATAAAATTCTAAATACTCTTCTAGCAACATCTGATATAAAAGAGGTTACAAGCTTTAAAGATGCCATTTTAGATCTTCTCTGTGGAGAGACACTTCTTTTTGTTGACGGCTGTGACAAGATAATAAGAGTTTCTACAAGAAGTTTTCCCAACAGAGGTATTCAACAGCCAGTCTCAGAGAATGCTGTAAGAGGTCCGCGCGACAGTTTTAATGAAGTTGTAAGGTTTTCGACAGCACTTATTAGAAGAAGAGTAAGAGATACAAGGCTTAAGGTTAAGAATATAAAATTAGGAAGACGTTCTCAAACAGATGTATATATTGTTTATATAGATGATATTGTTGATAAAGATGTTTTAAATGAAGTAAAACAAAGACTTTCGAAAATAGATATCGATGCAATAATGGAGTCTGGTATGATAGAACAGTTTATCGAAGACGATATATTTTGTGTGTTTCCAACAATACAGCATACTGAAAGGGTTGACACAGTGGTTGCGGCAATTTATGAAGGCAGAGTTGCCATTTTATGTGATAATACCAACCTTGCTTTGATAGTTCCTGCTACATTTTCAACATTTATTCAACACTCAGAAGATTACTATGAAAGATGGCATATCGCAACTGTTATAAGAATTTTGAGGGTGATTGCAGCTGTCATTGCTATGACCCTTCAAGGTTTTTATATCTCTATATCGTCATTTACACCAAGCATGATTCCACCTGATCTTGGGCTTTTTATAGCAGCGACAAGAGAAGGTGTGCCAATTCCAGTATTTGTTGAAGCACTGTTTTTAGAGTTTATGCTTGAGCTTTTAAGAGAGGCAGGCTTGAGACTTCCTGGTCCAATTGGTCAGACAATTGGTATTGTTGGTGGACTTATAATAGGACAGGCTGCAGTTCAAGCAGGTATAATATCACCTATTATGGTTATACTTGTGGCAACAACGGCAATTGCTTCATTTGCCATACCAGCATATAATTTTTCTATCTCATTAAGATTATTGAAGTTTGTATATATTGTTGTTTGCGCAGCTTTGGGAATTTACGGATTTATCCTTCTCAGTCTTATAATACTTGGAAATCTTGTAAAAACAAAAAGCTTTGGTGTGCCATATCTGTCTCCATTTGTTTCATTTGAGATAATGGATTACAAGGATTCTATTATAAGACTTCCAACAAGATATCTGTGGGCAAGACCTATATTTGCTTCAACCCATCAGAAAATCAGAATGCTGCATGAAAGAAGTTCAATACCCGCATCGGCAGGTGAAAATGAAAAATGA
- a CDS encoding RelA/SpoT family protein has product MNLGLSDRLNELIEKVKKYVSEEDVNLIKKAFEFAQKHHEGQARSSGEPYIVHPLEVALILADLELDIASIVAGLLHDVVEDTSASLEDIEREFGKEIAELVDGVTKLGKLEFTSKLERQAENYRKMLIAMAKDIRVILIKLADRLHNMRTLKYLPPEKQRQKAQETIEIYAPLAHRLGISKIKWELEDLSLRYLDPEGYYDLVEKIAKKRVEREEYIKRIISLISEKLKEANIEVGQIDGRPKHFYSIYRKMKEQGKTLEEIYDLFAIRIIVNSVKDCYGVLGIIHTLFKPMPGRFKDYIAMPKPNMYQSLHTTVIGPEGEPFEVQIRTFDMHRTAEYGIAAHWKYKEGRVKSTDEDEKFAWLRELLEWQKELKDAKEFMESLKINLFSDEVFVFTPKGDVISLPQGSTPIDFAYAIHSEIGNKMAGAKVNGKLVPIDYELKNGDIVEIITSPNVHGPSQDWLKIVKSPQAKSKINAWFKKERKEENIQKGKDILEKELKKLNLPLQFALKEDVLQTVSQRYGYRTPEDMFAALGYGGITPTKVALRIKEEIKKYIKEDGEKELQIEKPKPAKASSNNGILVKGVENVLVRFAKCCNPVPGDKVIGYITRGRGVSIHRRDCPNVEQYLKEPERIVEAEWNVTKDAKFDATINVLANDRTGILMDITNLLGENKISVKAIQGRTTRDRIANINLTVEISSTEQLEKIIRKLRKIDSVFEVQRVKGG; this is encoded by the coding sequence GTGAATTTGGGTTTGAGTGACAGGTTAAATGAGCTGATAGAAAAAGTAAAGAAGTATGTATCAGAGGAAGATGTGAATCTTATTAAAAAAGCATTTGAATTTGCACAAAAGCATCATGAAGGACAGGCAAGGAGTTCTGGTGAGCCATACATAGTGCATCCTCTTGAGGTTGCATTGATTTTGGCAGATCTGGAGCTTGACATTGCATCAATTGTTGCAGGCCTCCTGCATGATGTTGTAGAGGATACTTCTGCGTCTTTAGAGGATATAGAGAGGGAGTTTGGTAAAGAGATAGCTGAACTTGTAGATGGTGTTACAAAACTTGGCAAGCTTGAATTTACCAGCAAGCTTGAAAGACAGGCGGAAAACTATCGCAAAATGCTCATCGCAATGGCAAAGGATATAAGGGTTATTTTAATTAAACTTGCAGATAGGCTCCATAATATGAGAACTTTAAAATATCTTCCACCTGAGAAGCAAAGACAAAAGGCTCAGGAAACAATTGAGATATATGCTCCGCTTGCCCATAGACTTGGAATTTCAAAGATAAAATGGGAGCTTGAGGATTTGTCACTGCGCTATCTTGACCCTGAAGGATATTATGACCTTGTTGAAAAGATTGCCAAAAAGAGGGTAGAAAGGGAAGAGTATATCAAAAGGATTATTTCTCTTATTTCAGAGAAACTAAAAGAGGCAAACATTGAAGTTGGTCAGATAGATGGACGACCAAAGCATTTTTACAGTATTTATCGCAAGATGAAAGAACAGGGTAAAACTTTAGAAGAGATTTATGATCTTTTTGCTATTAGAATTATTGTAAATTCAGTAAAAGATTGCTATGGGGTTCTGGGAATAATTCATACTCTGTTCAAGCCTATGCCAGGCAGGTTTAAAGACTACATTGCAATGCCAAAACCGAACATGTACCAGTCACTTCACACAACTGTAATAGGACCTGAAGGTGAGCCATTTGAAGTACAGATAAGAACATTTGATATGCACAGGACAGCCGAGTATGGTATTGCCGCACACTGGAAGTACAAAGAGGGAAGAGTAAAATCAACTGATGAGGATGAAAAGTTTGCATGGTTGAGAGAACTTTTGGAGTGGCAGAAAGAGCTGAAAGACGCAAAAGAGTTTATGGAGTCTTTGAAGATAAACCTCTTTTCTGACGAGGTTTTTGTTTTTACTCCAAAAGGTGATGTTATAAGCCTGCCACAGGGTTCAACACCGATAGATTTTGCATATGCAATCCACAGCGAGATAGGTAATAAGATGGCAGGCGCTAAGGTAAACGGCAAGCTTGTTCCTATCGATTATGAGCTCAAAAATGGTGATATTGTCGAGATTATTACATCGCCGAACGTCCATGGTCCAAGCCAGGACTGGCTCAAGATTGTCAAGAGTCCTCAAGCAAAGAGCAAGATAAACGCATGGTTTAAAAAAGAGAGAAAAGAAGAGAATATTCAAAAAGGCAAAGATATATTGGAAAAAGAGCTCAAAAAACTAAATCTACCTTTACAATTTGCTCTAAAAGAGGATGTGCTGCAGACAGTTTCGCAAAGATATGGCTACAGAACACCTGAAGACATGTTTGCTGCACTTGGGTATGGTGGTATTACACCAACTAAAGTGGCTCTGAGGATAAAAGAGGAGATAAAGAAATACATCAAAGAAGATGGTGAAAAAGAACTTCAGATTGAAAAACCAAAGCCTGCGAAGGCTTCTTCAAATAACGGAATACTTGTAAAAGGTGTTGAAAATGTTCTTGTGAGGTTTGCAAAATGTTGCAATCCGGTGCCTGGAGATAAAGTTATAGGCTATATTACACGTGGAAGAGGTGTTTCAATCCACAGGCGTGATTGTCCAAATGTTGAGCAGTATTTAAAAGAGCCAGAGAGGATTGTTGAGGCTGAATGGAATGTGACAAAAGATGCAAAGTTTGATGCTACAATCAATGTTCTTGCAAACGACAGGACAGGAATACTGATGGACATAACAAACTTGCTTGGTGAGAACAAGATTTCAGTGAAGGCTATACAGGGAAGGACAACACGAGACAGGATTGCCAATATAAATCTTACTGTTGAAATAAGTTCAACAGAGCAGCTTGAGAAGATTATAAGAAAGCTGAGAAAGATTGACAGTGTATTTGAGGTTCAGCGTGTAAAAGGAGGATAA
- a CDS encoding adenine phosphoribosyltransferase, with translation MNLKEKFRHVLNFPKEGIDFIDITTVLQDKDAFKYAIDSLVDLVKDLDFELIVGPESRGFIFGAPVAYVLNKGLVLVRKKGKLPYKTVSVEYELEYGKDVLEMHIDAIKPGQKVVIIDDLLATGGTTLSNIKLVEKLGGKVVGIAYLVELTYLNGRENLKGYDVRSVVQFESSLI, from the coding sequence ATGAACCTGAAAGAGAAATTCAGACATGTTTTGAACTTTCCTAAAGAGGGTATAGATTTTATTGATATAACAACAGTTTTACAGGACAAGGATGCGTTTAAATACGCAATAGATTCTCTTGTGGATTTAGTCAAAGATCTTGACTTTGAGCTTATTGTTGGACCAGAATCGAGAGGGTTTATATTTGGTGCACCTGTTGCATACGTGCTGAACAAAGGGCTTGTTCTTGTCAGAAAAAAAGGTAAGCTTCCTTACAAGACCGTTTCGGTTGAATATGAGCTTGAATACGGAAAAGATGTCCTTGAGATGCACATCGATGCTATAAAACCTGGTCAAAAGGTTGTGATAATCGACGACCTTTTAGCAACAGGAGGTACAACACTTTCAAACATAAAGCTTGTTGAAAAGCTTGGTGGTAAGGTTGTAGGAATTGCATACCTTGTTGAACTCACATATCTAAACGGAAGAGAGAATTTGAAAGGATACGATGTCAGATCTGTTGTTCAATTTGAGTCTTCTTTGATATAA
- a CDS encoding Ger(x)C family spore germination protein, with the protein MRIKKEAALAILIIFLTLFLSGCWDRVEIEDRGYVLALGVDKYDPSDLNKYESNEYIDLDRKTQKFSPEQKKPDIKTNQKGIDPQTKRKVKPPLPNSKNEYKFAVTVLFPNLRTIGKDSKPDEQMRFLFVRPANNVIGIRNYLEREINKRLYYGYLKVIVLGRDLVEEPGYMKEVLDGLSRESDIPQNTFLLVSETTARDVLNTMPLVQPVTGIHLFEISKNASIYGRVIDTPLSQVVNSFIDSNCAVISRVEPGVETLKVAGAAVFKNFRFVGWLNEKQLQIYKLLMGKAKHTFIDDLKYKSTYIPFVTTEIQTQKKIKNEKGRLKIVYNLRIEGEVVEFVFKSGYKVLDDPIRKYIQNELNKILKTRAEDLIYLLKYRYNADVLGIGDLISKRRAKDWEKLKKNWDDEFKKIDIEVIPDVRLRRSGTIY; encoded by the coding sequence GTGAGGATAAAAAAAGAAGCAGCTTTAGCAATTTTGATAATTTTTCTTACCTTATTCTTGTCAGGTTGCTGGGATAGAGTCGAAATAGAAGACAGGGGTTATGTTCTTGCACTTGGTGTTGACAAGTATGACCCGAGCGATTTGAACAAGTATGAAAGCAATGAGTATATTGATCTTGACAGAAAAACTCAGAAATTTTCTCCTGAACAGAAAAAACCCGATATTAAAACAAACCAGAAAGGAATTGATCCACAAACAAAAAGAAAGGTAAAACCTCCCCTTCCAAACAGCAAAAATGAATACAAGTTTGCAGTAACAGTGCTTTTCCCAAACCTCAGAACCATTGGAAAAGATTCTAAACCAGATGAGCAGATGAGATTTTTGTTTGTAAGACCTGCCAATAATGTAATAGGTATAAGAAATTACCTTGAAAGAGAAATAAATAAAAGACTATATTATGGGTATTTAAAAGTTATTGTGCTGGGAAGAGATTTAGTAGAAGAGCCAGGGTATATGAAAGAGGTTTTAGATGGGCTAAGCAGAGAAAGTGATATTCCTCAAAACACATTTTTGCTTGTTTCTGAAACAACAGCAAGAGATGTTCTGAACACAATGCCACTTGTTCAGCCTGTGACTGGCATTCATCTTTTTGAGATATCAAAAAATGCATCAATTTATGGAAGAGTAATTGATACACCTTTGAGCCAGGTTGTAAATAGTTTTATAGATTCAAACTGCGCAGTTATATCGAGGGTGGAACCTGGAGTTGAAACCTTGAAAGTAGCTGGTGCTGCTGTGTTTAAAAATTTCAGGTTTGTTGGCTGGTTGAATGAAAAGCAGCTACAAATCTATAAGCTTCTCATGGGCAAGGCAAAGCACACGTTTATTGACGATTTGAAGTACAAATCAACGTATATTCCATTTGTTACTACAGAGATTCAAACTCAAAAGAAAATTAAAAATGAAAAAGGAAGACTAAAGATTGTTTACAATCTAAGGATAGAAGGTGAAGTTGTTGAGTTTGTATTCAAAAGTGGGTACAAAGTTTTGGATGACCCTATTAGAAAGTATATTCAAAATGAGCTAAACAAAATTTTAAAAACAAGAGCAGAAGATCTTATCTATCTATTAAAGTACAGATATAATGCTGATGTTTTGGGAATAGGGGATTTAATTTCAAAGAGGAGGGCAAAAGATTGGGAAAAGCTCAAAAAAAACTGGGATGATGAGTTCAAGAAAATAGATATAGAGGTTATACCAGATGTAAGGTTAAGACGAAGCGGAACAATTTATTGA
- a CDS encoding ACT domain-containing protein, whose translation MLKKDTTYYIVEESVLPEVFLKVVKAKELLEKGEVKAVNEAVKMVGISRSAFYKYKDCIFPFFESSRGKIITLALVLKDIPGILSKILNIISETNANILTINQNIPLGGIATVSISIRTSGMTKSVKDLILEIEKVDGVKKIEILGREEY comes from the coding sequence ATGCTAAAGAAAGATACCACATACTATATAGTTGAAGAAAGTGTATTACCTGAAGTCTTTTTGAAAGTTGTCAAGGCAAAAGAGCTATTAGAAAAGGGTGAAGTGAAAGCTGTAAACGAAGCTGTAAAGATGGTGGGTATTTCAAGAAGTGCTTTTTACAAATACAAAGACTGTATATTCCCTTTTTTTGAAAGCTCCCGTGGCAAGATTATAACTCTTGCTCTTGTTTTAAAAGACATCCCTGGGATTTTGTCAAAGATATTAAACATTATTTCTGAGACAAATGCAAACATTCTTACAATCAATCAAAACATCCCTCTTGGCGGGATTGCAACTGTCTCAATTTCTATCAGAACATCTGGGATGACAAAGTCTGTTAAAGATTTGATCCTTGAGATTGAAAAGGTTGATGGTGTTAAAAAGATTGAGATTTTGGGAAGAGAAGAGTACTAA